One genomic segment of Oncorhynchus mykiss isolate Arlee chromosome 10, USDA_OmykA_1.1, whole genome shotgun sequence includes these proteins:
- the LOC110497284 gene encoding Krueppel-like factor 12 isoform X1, whose amino-acid sequence MYDTVAFHAQLASIIEVLANAAVAEICKLVDDGHAALRLEISHSQKEIDNLRRKLLLTKFQNSRRSAERFGPLRRTVYRRVDSGHIVRERGSFVGKSTVENRLDDSDGGNFMQDVTNWRDAGLTGIDHDGGMQTAEMQEAPLIKMENHGTSRTEEIVQPVSESSEKIVPEPGSSSSTEPIDLLDQQGNRHRAPDTSLNIEPENQTFQHPASQYNRARQDHQVAESVTWETDHQPIEYSLSQWTENQETDNPTVNAPHNLGPDSKRLSEHPERRGVPGNSGVYMSSLGSLDWLPDVVLVDSVPIKVEADMSSEWSITGQEVTSGDICSESRQLVDNRGRGGMESGQTKCPHDTQNTEQGTTVGSRSKMPDFNGLSTKNSFSSPTVTLHQVPQRRKPAHFLNFRGSTSSLKVVEKQPQQLTSHSTQRQLRCSLCGKLFHQPANLRSHMRVHTGEKPYGCSHCTKRFSHSHQLKMHERVHTGEKPFQCVYCGKSFTQSGHMKKHLLVHTGGRPQDIGLP is encoded by the exons ATGTACGATACCGTCGCCTTTCATGCTCAGTTAGCCTCCATCATTGAGGTTTTGGCAAATGCAGCCGTTGCCGAAATCTGCAAACTTGTAGATGACGGCCATGCTGCCTTACGTTTGGAAATTTCCCATAGCCAGAAAGAAATCGATAACCTGCGGAGGAAGCTGCTTTTGACAAAATTCCAGAATTCTCGACGAAGCGCAGAAAGATTTGGACCCCTGCGACGCACAGTTTACAGGCGCGTTGACAGCGGTCATATTGTTCGGGAAAGAGGGAGCTTCGTAGGAAAGTCAACAG TGGAAAATCGTCTTGACGACAGCGATGGAGGCAACTTTATGCAGGATGTCACCAACTGGAGAGACGCAGGACTCACAGGGATAGACCATGATGGGGGCATGCAG ACGGCAGAAATGCAAGAGGCACCTCTTATCAAAATGGAGAACCATGGCACCAGCAGAACAGAAG AGATTGTCCAACCAGTCAGTGAGAGCAGTGAGAAGATTGTGCCAGAACCAGGTTCTTCATCATCTACTGAACCCATAGACCTTCTGGACCAGCAGGGCAACAGACACAGAGCTCCAGACACCTCACTCAATATAGAACCTGAAAACCAGACGTTCCAGCATCCAGCGTCACAATACAACAGAGCAAGACAGGACCATCAGGTTGCTGAGAGTGTGACCTGGGAAACTGACCATCAACCCATAGAATACAGCCTGTCCCAATGGACAGAGAACCAAGAGACTGACAACCCAACTGTGAATGCTCCTCACAATTTAGGGCCAGACTCCAAAAGGCTGTCTGAACatccagagaggagaggggtgcctGGTAACTCTGGGGTCTACATGTCTTCTTTGGGCTCTCTGGACTGGCTGCCTGATGTGGTGCTGGTGGACTCAGTTCCCATTAAAGTGGAGGCAGATATGAGTTCAGAATGGAGCATAACTGGCCAAGAGGTGACATCTGGAGACATCTGTTCAGAAAGCAGGCAGCTTGTGGAcaacagaggaagagggggaatgGAGTCTGGACAGACAAAGTGTCCCCATGACACTCAAAACACAGAGCAAGGGACAACTGTAGGATCAAGGTCCAAGATGCCGGATTTCAATGGACTGTCCACCAAAAACAGCTTTTCATCCCCAACGGTTACTCTCCACCAGGTTCCCCAAAGAAGGAAGCCAGCCCACTTCCTGAATTTCAGAGGCTCCACTTCTTCATTGAAAGTCGTAGAAAAGCAGCCACAACAGCTGACGTCTCACTCCACCCAGAGGCAACTCCGGTGCAGCCTCTGCGGAAAGCTCTTCCACCAACCGGCGAACCTGCGGAGTCACATGCGGGTCCATACGGGTGAGAAACCGTACGGCTGCAGCCACTGCACCAAGCGCTTCTCCCACAGCCACCAGCTGAAGATGCATGAGAGGGTGCACACCGGAGAGAAACCGTTTCAATGTGTCTACTGTGGGAAGTCCTTCACCCAGTCTGGCCACATGAAGAAGCACCTCCTCGTCCACACTGGTGGCAGGCCACAGGACATTGGGCTGCCCTGA
- the LOC110497284 gene encoding zinc finger protein 2 homolog isoform X2 — protein sequence MQDVTNWRDAGLTGIDHDGGMQTAEMQEAPLIKMENHGTSRTEEIVQPVSESSEKIVPEPGSSSSTEPIDLLDQQGNRHRAPDTSLNIEPENQTFQHPASQYNRARQDHQVAESVTWETDHQPIEYSLSQWTENQETDNPTVNAPHNLGPDSKRLSEHPERRGVPGNSGVYMSSLGSLDWLPDVVLVDSVPIKVEADMSSEWSITGQEVTSGDICSESRQLVDNRGRGGMESGQTKCPHDTQNTEQGTTVGSRSKMPDFNGLSTKNSFSSPTVTLHQVPQRRKPAHFLNFRGSTSSLKVVEKQPQQLTSHSTQRQLRCSLCGKLFHQPANLRSHMRVHTGEKPYGCSHCTKRFSHSHQLKMHERVHTGEKPFQCVYCGKSFTQSGHMKKHLLVHTGGRPQDIGLP from the exons ATGCAGGATGTCACCAACTGGAGAGACGCAGGACTCACAGGGATAGACCATGATGGGGGCATGCAG ACGGCAGAAATGCAAGAGGCACCTCTTATCAAAATGGAGAACCATGGCACCAGCAGAACAGAAG AGATTGTCCAACCAGTCAGTGAGAGCAGTGAGAAGATTGTGCCAGAACCAGGTTCTTCATCATCTACTGAACCCATAGACCTTCTGGACCAGCAGGGCAACAGACACAGAGCTCCAGACACCTCACTCAATATAGAACCTGAAAACCAGACGTTCCAGCATCCAGCGTCACAATACAACAGAGCAAGACAGGACCATCAGGTTGCTGAGAGTGTGACCTGGGAAACTGACCATCAACCCATAGAATACAGCCTGTCCCAATGGACAGAGAACCAAGAGACTGACAACCCAACTGTGAATGCTCCTCACAATTTAGGGCCAGACTCCAAAAGGCTGTCTGAACatccagagaggagaggggtgcctGGTAACTCTGGGGTCTACATGTCTTCTTTGGGCTCTCTGGACTGGCTGCCTGATGTGGTGCTGGTGGACTCAGTTCCCATTAAAGTGGAGGCAGATATGAGTTCAGAATGGAGCATAACTGGCCAAGAGGTGACATCTGGAGACATCTGTTCAGAAAGCAGGCAGCTTGTGGAcaacagaggaagagggggaatgGAGTCTGGACAGACAAAGTGTCCCCATGACACTCAAAACACAGAGCAAGGGACAACTGTAGGATCAAGGTCCAAGATGCCGGATTTCAATGGACTGTCCACCAAAAACAGCTTTTCATCCCCAACGGTTACTCTCCACCAGGTTCCCCAAAGAAGGAAGCCAGCCCACTTCCTGAATTTCAGAGGCTCCACTTCTTCATTGAAAGTCGTAGAAAAGCAGCCACAACAGCTGACGTCTCACTCCACCCAGAGGCAACTCCGGTGCAGCCTCTGCGGAAAGCTCTTCCACCAACCGGCGAACCTGCGGAGTCACATGCGGGTCCATACGGGTGAGAAACCGTACGGCTGCAGCCACTGCACCAAGCGCTTCTCCCACAGCCACCAGCTGAAGATGCATGAGAGGGTGCACACCGGAGAGAAACCGTTTCAATGTGTCTACTGTGGGAAGTCCTTCACCCAGTCTGGCCACATGAAGAAGCACCTCCTCGTCCACACTGGTGGCAGGCCACAGGACATTGGGCTGCCCTGA
- the LOC110497281 gene encoding B-cell CLL/lymphoma 6 member B protein yields the protein MSDTVAFHAQLASIIEVLANAAVAEICKLVDDGHAALRLEISHSQKEIDNLRRKLLLTKFQNSRRNADKLGVLRRTVHRRVDTDNFTRARARESFVEKPTDRLGYLQNCFADSEGSNFTQNVANWRDSGRTATDRDWGMQMADMQEAPLIKMENHGTSRTEEIVQPVSESSEKIIVAEPGSSSSTEPTDLLDQQGNRHRAPDTSLNIEPENQTFQHPASQYNRARQDHQVAEGVTWETDHQPIEYSLSQWTENQETDSPTVNAPHNAGPDSKRLSGHPERRGAPGNSGVSMSASGSLDWLPDVVMVDSVPIKVEADMSSEWSITGQEATSGDICSDGRQLVDNRGRGGMESGQTTCPPDTQHAEQGTTVGSRSKMSDFNGLSTQNRFSSPRVTLHQVPQRGKPAHFPNFNRGSTSSSKGIEKQPQQLTSHSPKRQLRCSLCGKPFHQPAHLRSHMRVHTGEKPYGCSHCTKRFSHSHQLKMHERVHTGEKPFQCVYCGKSFTQSGNMKKHLLVHTGGRPQDIGLP from the exons ATGTCCGATACTGTAGCCTTTCATGCTCAGCTAGCCTCCATCATTGAGGTTTTGGCAAATGCAGCCGTTGCCGAAATCTGCAAACTTGTAGATGACGGCCATGCTGCCTTACGGTTGGAAATTTCCCATAGCCAGAAAGAGATCGACAACCTGCGGAGGAAGCTGCTTTTGACAAAATTCCAGAATTCTCGACGGAACGCAGATAAATTGGGAGTCCTGCGACGCACAGTTCACAGGCGCGTGGACACCGATAATTTTACCCGGGCAAGGGCAAGAGAGAGTTTCGTAGAAAAGCCAACAGACAGACTTGGATATT TGCAGAATTGTTTTGCCGACAGTGAAGGGAGCAACTTTACGCAGAATGTAGCCAACTGGAGAGACTCCGGACGCACAGCAACAGACCGGGATTGGGGTATGCAG ATGGCAGATATGCAGGAGGCACCTCTTATCAAAATGGAGAACCATGGCACCAGCAGAACAGAAG AGATTGTCCAACCAGTCAGTGAGAGCAGTGAGAAGATCATTGTAGCAGAACCAGGTTCTTCGTCATCTACTGAACCCACAGACCTTCTGGACCAGCAGGGCAACAGACACAGAGCTCCAGACACCTCACTCAATATAGAACCTGAAAACCAGACGTTCCAGCATCCAGCGTCACAATACAACAGAGCAAGACAGGACCATCAGGTTGCTGAGGGGGTGACCTGGGAAACTGACCATCAACCCATAGAATACAGCCTGTCCCAATGGACAGAGAACCAAGAGACTGACAGCCCAACTGTGAATGCTCCTCACAATGCAGGGCCAGACTCCAAGAGGCTGTCTGGACatccagagaggagaggggcaccAGGTAACTCAGGGGTCAGCATGTCTGCTTCAGGCTCTCTGGACTGGCTGCCTGATGTGGTGATGGTGGACTCAGTTCCCATTAAAGTGGAGGCAGATATGAGTTCAGAATGGAGCATAACTGGCCAAGAGGCGACATCTGGAGACATCTGTTCAGATGGCAGACAGCTTGTGGAcaacagaggaagagggggaatgGAGTCTGGACAGACAACGTGTCCCCCTGACACTCAACATGCAGAGCAAGGGACAACTGTAGGGTCAAGGTCCAAGATGTCAGATTTCAATGGACTGTCCACCCAAAACAGATTTTCATCCCCAAGGGTTACTCTCCACCAGGTTCCCCAAAGAGGGAAGCCAGCCCACTTCCCAAATTTCAACAGAGGCTCCACTTCTTCATCGAAAGGCATAGAAAAGCAGCCACAACAGCTGACGTCTCACTCGCCCAAGAGGCAGCTCCGGTGCAGCCTCTGTGGAAAGCCCTTCCACCAGCCGGCGCACCTGCGGAGTCATATGCGGGTCCATACGGGGGAGAAACCGTACGGCTGCAGCCACTGCACCAAGCGCTTCTCCCACAGCCACCAGCTGAAGATGCATGAGAGGGTCCACACCGGAGAGAAACCGTTTCAATGTGTCTACTGTGGGAAGTCCTTCACCCAGTCCGGCAACATGAAGAAGCACCTCCTCGTCCACACTGGTGGCAGGCCACAGGATATTGGGCTGCCCTGA
- the LOC110497279 gene encoding Krueppel-like factor 12 — protein sequence MSDTVAFHAQLASIVEVLANAAVAEICKLVDDGHAALRLEISHGQKEIENLRRKLVLTKCQTSRRSSERFGALRRTVHRHVDTNHVARGRGSFVVKSTGRLGYLKNRFDDIEEGNFMQDVTTWKDAGRTATDHNGGMQMADMQEETCVKMENLDTSTIEEIVQPVSESSEKIIVAEPGSSSSTETTDHLDQQGNRHRAPDTSLNIEPENQTFQHPASQYSRARQDHQVAEGVTWETDHQPIEYSLSQWTENQETDNPTVNAPHNAGPDSKRLSGHPERRGAPGNSGVCMSASGSLDWLPDVVMVDSVPIKVEADMSSEWSITGQEVTSGEVCSDSRQLVDNRGRGGMEFGQTTCPPDTQHVEQGRTVGPRSKFPDINGLSNRNSFSSPRVTLHQVPQRGKPAPFPNFNRGSTSSSKGIEKQQQQLTSHSSKRYLRCSLCGKPFPQAYLSRHMRVHTGEKPYGCSHCTKRFSHSHQLKRHERVHTGEKPFQCVYCGKCFTQSCHMKKHLLVHTGGRPQDVVLP from the exons ATGTCCGATACTGTCGCATTTCATGCTCAGCTAGCCTCCATCGTCGAGGTATTGGCGAATGCAGCCGTTGCCGAAATCTGCAAACTTGTAGATGACGGCCATGCTGCTTTACGTTTGGAAATTTCCCATGGCCAGAAAGAAATTGAGAACTTGCGGAGGAAGCTGGTTTTGACAAAATGTCAGACTTCTCGACGGAGCTCAGAGAGATTTGGAGCCCTGCGACGCACAGTTCACAGGCACGTGGACACAAATCATGTTGCCCGGGGAAGAGGGAGCTTTGTAGTGAAGTCGACAGGCAGACTTGGATATT TGAAGAATCGTTTTGACGACATTGAAGAGGGCAACTTCATGCAGGATGTCACTACCTGGAAAGACGCTGGACGCACAGCGACAGACCATAATGGGGGCATGCAG ATGGCAGATATGCAAGAGGAAACTTGTGTCAAAATGGAGAACCTTGACACCAGTACAATAGAag AGATTGTCCAACCAGTCAGTGAGAGCAGTGAGAAGATCATTGTGGCAGAACCAGGTTCTTCATCATCTACTGAAACCACAGACCATCTGGACCAGCAGGGCAACAGACACAGAGCTCCAGACACCTCACTCAATATAGAACCTGAAAACCAGACGTTCCAGCATCCAGCATCACAATACAGCAGAGCAAGACAGGACCATCAGGTTGCTGAGGGTGTGACCTGGGAAACTGACCATCAACCCATAGAATACAGCCTGTCCCAATGGACAGAGAACCAAGAGACTGACAACCCAACTGTGAATGCTCCTCACAATGCAGGGCCAGACTCCAAGAGGCTGTCTGGACatccagagaggagaggggcgcCAGGTAACTCTGGGGTCTGCATGTCTGCTTCAGGCTCTCTGGACTGGCTGCCTGATGTGGTGATGGTGGACTCAGTTCCCATTAAAGTGGAGGCAGATATGAGTTCAGAATGGAGCATAACTGGCCAAGAGGTGACATCTGGAGAGGTTTGTTCAGACAGCAGGCAGCTTGTGGAcaacagaggaagagggggaatgGAGTTTGGACAGACAACATGTCCCCCTGACACTCAACATGTAGAGCAAGGGAGAACTGTAGGACCAAGGTCCAAGTTTCCAGATATCAATGGACTGTCCAACCGAAACAGCTTTTCATCCCCAAGGGTTACTCTCCACCAGGTTCCCCAAAGAGGGAAGCCAGCACCCTTCCCGAATTTCAACAGAGGCTCCACTTCTTCATCGAAAGGCATAGAAAAGCAGCAACAACAGCTGACGTCTCACTCCAGCAAGAGATATCTCCGGTGCAGCCTCTGCGGAAAGCCATTCCCCCAGGCGTACCTAAGCAGGCACATGCGGGTCCATACGGGGGAGAAACCGTACGGCTGCAGCCACTGCACCAAGCGCTTCTCCCACAGCCACCAGTTGAAGAGGCATGAGAGGGTCCACACCGGAGAGAAACCGTTTCAATGTGTCTACTGTGGGAAGTGCTTCACCCAGTCCTGTCACATGAAGAAGCACCTCCTCGTCCACACTGGCGGCAGGCCACAGGACGTTGTGCTGCCCTAA
- the LOC110534758 gene encoding B-cell CLL/lymphoma 6 member B protein-like, which translates to MCDSVAFHAQLASIIEVLANAAVAEICKLVDDGHAALRMEISHSQKEIDNLRRKLLLTKYQSSQRGTEKFGALRRTVHRRDTDLVARARASFVGKSSGRHGYLENRFSNSEGDNFTKDVTNWKDARRTATDQDGSMQMADMPESPLIKMENLGSSRTEEIVQLVSESSEKIIVAEPGASSSTETTDLLDQQGNRHRAPDTSLNIEPENQMFQHPASQYNRARQDHQVAEGVTWETDHQPIEYSLSHWTENQETDSPTVNAPHNSGPDSKRLSGHPERRGVPGNSGVCMSASGSLDWVPDVVMVDSVPIKVEADMSSEWSITGQEATSGEVCSDGRQLVDNRGRGGMDSGQTECPHDTQNTEQGTTVGSRSKMSDFNRLSSLNSFSSPSVTLLQVPQRGKPAPFLNFNRGYNFSSKGKEKQQQQLTSHSPKRQLRCSLCGKPFPQPAQLRSHMRVHTGEKPYGCSHCTKRFSHRHQLKMHERVHTGEKPFHCVYCGKCFTQSSHMKRHLLVHTGGRPQDIVLP; encoded by the exons ATGTGCGATAGCGTCGCCTTTCATGCTCAGCTAGCTTCAATAATTGAGGTTTTGGCGAATGCAGCCGTTGCCGAAATCTGTAAACTTGTAGATGATGGCCATGCTGCCTTACGTATGGAAATTTCCCATAGCCAGAAAGAAATTGATAACCTGCGGAGGAAGCTGCTTTTGACAAAATACCAGAGTTCTCAACGGGGCACAGAGAAATTCGGAGCCCTGCGACGCACAGTTCACAGGCGCGACACCGATCTTGTTGCCCGAGCAAGAGCGAGCTTCGTTGGAAAGTCATCAGGCAGACATGGATATT TGGAGAATCGTTTTTCCAACAGTGAAGGGGACAACTTCACAAAGGATGTCACGAACTGGAAAGACGCAAGACGCACAGCGACAGACCAGGATGGGAGCATGCAG ATGGCAGATATGCCAGAGTCACCTCTTATCAAAATGGAGAACCTTGGCTCAAGCAGAACAGAAG AGATTGTCCAACTGGTCAGTGAGAGCAGTGAGAAGATCATTGTGGCAGAACCAGGTGCTTCGTCATCTACTGAAACCACAGACCTTCTGGACCAGCAGGGCAACAGACACAGAGCTCCAGACACCTCACTCAATATTGAACCTGAAAACCAGATGTTCCAGCATCCAGCGTCACAATACAACAGAGCAAGACAGGACCATCAGGTTGCTGAGGGTGTGACCTGGGAAACTGACCATCAACCCATAGAATACAGCCTGTCCCATTGGACAGAGAACCAAGAGACTGACAGCCCAACTGTGAATGCTCCTCACAATTCTGGGCCAGACTCCAAGAGGCTGTCTGGACatccagagaggagaggggtgcctGGTAACTCAGGGGTCTGCATGTCTGCTTCAGGCTCTCTGGACTGGGTGCCTGATGTGGTGATGGTGGACTCAGTTCCCATTAAAGTGGAGGCAGATATGAGTTCAGAATGGAGCATAACTGGCCAAGAGGCGACATCTGGAGAGGTCTGTTCAGACGGTAGGCAACTTGTGGAcaacagaggaagagggggaatgGACTCTGGACAGACAGAGTGTCCCCATGACACTCAAAACACAGAGCAAGGGACAACTGTAGGATCAAGGTCCAAGATGTCAGATTTCAACAGACTGTCCTCCCTAAACAGCTTTTCATCCCCAAGTGTTACTCTCCTCCAGGTTCCCCAAAGAGGGAAGCCAGCCCCCTTCCTGAATTTCAACAGAGGCTACAATTTTTCATCGAAAGGCAAAGAAAAGCAGCAACAACAGCTGACGTCTCACTCGCCCAAGAGGCAACTCCGGTGCAGCCTCTGTGGAAAGCCCTTCCCTCAGCCGGCGCAACTGCGGAGTCATATGCGGGTCCATACGGGGGAGAAACCGTACGGCTGCAGCCACTGCACCAAGCGCTTCTCCCACCGGCACCAGCTGAAGATGCATGAGAGAGTGCACACCGGAGAGAAACCATTTCACTGTGTCTACTGTGGGAAGTGCTTCACCCAGTCTAGTCACATGAAGAGGCACCTCCTCGTCCACACTGGTGGCAGGCCACAGGACATTGTGCTGCCCTGA
- the LOC110534797 gene encoding zinc finger and SCAN domain-containing protein 5C, with translation MYDTVAFNAQLASIVEVLANAAVAEICKLVDDGHAALRLEISHSQKEIDNLRRKLLLTKFQNSRRSAEKFGALRHTVSRRDTDLVSRARGSFQVENRCAERKGRNFTQDATNWRDAGLTATDKDVGMPMADMQEMPLIKMENLATSSPEEIVQPVSESSEKIIVPEPGSSSSTEPTDLLDQQGNRHRAPDTSLNIEPENQTFQHPASQYNRARQDHQVAEGVTWETDHQPIEYSLSHWTENQETDNPTVNAPHNLGPDSKRLSEHPERRGVPGNSGVYMSALGSLDWVPDVVLVDSVPIKVEADMSSEWSITGQEVTSGEVCSDSRQLVDNRGMESGQTKCPPDTQHAEQGTTVGSRSKLPDFNGLSNRNSFSSPRVTLHQVPRRGKPVHFPNFNRGSTSSPKGIEKQPQQLTSHSTQRQLRCSLCGKPFPKPAHLQRHMRVHTGEKPYGCSHCTKRFSHSHQLKMHERVHTGEKPFQCVYCGKCFTQSGHMKKHLLVHTGGRPQDIVLP, from the exons ATGTACGATACAGTCGCCTTTAACGCTCAGCTAGCCTCCATCGTCGAGGTTTTGGCGAATGCAGCCGTTGCCGAAATCTGCAAACTTGTAGATGACGGCCATGCTGCTTTACGTTTGGAAATTTCCCATAGCCAGAAAGAAATTGATAACCTGCGGAGGAAGCTGCTTTTGACAAAATTCCAGAATTCTCGACGAAGCGCAGAGAAATTCGGAGCCCTCCGACACACGGTCAGCAGGCGGGACACAGATCTTGTTAGCCGGGCAAGAGGGAGCTTCCAAG TGGAGAATCGCTGTGCCGAGCGTAAAGGGAGAAATTTTACGCAGGATGCCACCAACTGGAGAGACGCAGGACTCACAGCGACAGACAAGGATGTGGGCATGCCG ATGGCAGATATGCAAGAGATGCCTCTTATCAAAATGGAGAACCTTGCCACCAGCAGCCCGGAAG AGATTGTCCAACCAGTCAGTGAGAGCAGTGAGAAGATCATTGTGCCAGAACCAGGTTCTTCATCATCTACTGAACCCACAGATCTTCTGGACCAGCAGGGCAACAGACACAGAGCTCCAGACACCTCACTCAATATAGAACCTGAAAACCAGACGTTCCAGCATCCAGCGTCACAATACAACAGAGCAAGACAGGACCATCAGGTTGCTGAGGGTGTGACCTGGGAAACTGACCATCAACCCATAGAATACAGCCTGTCCCATTGGACAGAGAACCAAGAGACTGACAACCCAACTGTGAATGCTCCTCATAATTTAGGGCCAGACTCCAAGAGGCTGTCTGAACatccagagaggagaggggtgcctGGTAACTCTGGGGTCTACATGTCTGCTTTGGGCTCTCTGGACTGGGTGCCTGATGTGGTGCTGGTGGACTCAGTTCCCATTAAAGTGGAGGCAGATATGAGTTCAGAATGGAGCATAACTGGCCAAGAGGTGACATCTGGAGAGGTTTGTTCAGACAGCAGGCAGCTTGTGGACAACAGAGGAATGGAGTCTGGACAGACAAAGTGTCCCCCTGACACTCAACATGCGGAGCAAGGGACAACTGTAGGATCAAGGTCCAAGTTGCCAGATTTCAATGGACTGTCCAACCGAAACAGCTTTTCATCCCCAAGGGTTACTCTCCACCAGGTTCCCCGAAGAGGGAAGCCAGTCCACTTCCCGAATTTCAACAGAGGCTCCACTTCTTCACCGAAAGGCATAGAAAAGCAGCCACAACAGCTGACATCTCACTCCACCCAGAGGCAGCTCCGGTGCAGCCTCTGTGGAAAGCCCTTCCCCAAGCCGGCGCACCTGCAGAGGCACATGCGGGTCCATACGGGGGAGAAACCGTACGGCTGCAGCCACTGCACCAAGCGCTTCTCCCACAGCCACCAGCTGAAGATGCATGAGAGGGTGCACACCGGAGAGAAACCGTTTCAATGTGTCTACTGTGGGAAGTGCTTCACCCAGTCTGGCCACATGAAGAAGCATCTCCTTGTCCACACTGGTGGCAGGCCACAGGACATTGTGCTGCCCTGA